The Enterobacter asburiae genome window below encodes:
- a CDS encoding DUF2644 domain-containing protein has product MKISLRDLVTNPATGRLSTSDTIVFLAFLVSSFVLVWLTVTRPETPGELYLTYLGAWVAQSQASKHMSIKRAREVRDVGSSQENPEG; this is encoded by the coding sequence ATGAAAATATCTCTGCGCGATCTGGTGACGAACCCGGCCACCGGTCGTCTCTCAACGTCAGACACCATCGTTTTTCTGGCCTTCCTGGTCAGTTCATTCGTACTGGTCTGGCTCACCGTTACCCGCCCCGAAACACCTGGTGAGCTGTATCTCACCTATCTGGGCGCATGGGTGGCGCAGAGCCAGGCATCAAAACATATGTCCATCAAACGAGCCAGAGAGGTGCGCGATGTGGGAAGCAGCCAAGAAAATCCTGAGGGTTAG
- a CDS encoding DUF1804 family protein, with amino-acid sequence MAHPQETREKLRRSYIFGQMSLEIASAQAGVAFATARRWKKEAQDAGDDWDKLRAAHLMAGNGLEEIGRAILTGLMTQYQTTLELLTTESQLPPGERVELLASLADAFNKAVAANKKILPEVSQLAVALDVIQKLSAFVAEHYPKHLAAFVEILEPFGKEMEQHYG; translated from the coding sequence ATGGCGCATCCGCAGGAAACACGGGAAAAACTGCGACGATCTTATATCTTCGGCCAGATGTCGCTTGAAATCGCCTCCGCTCAGGCTGGCGTGGCATTTGCGACAGCTCGCCGCTGGAAGAAGGAAGCACAGGATGCAGGCGATGACTGGGATAAGTTACGCGCCGCTCACCTTATGGCTGGTAATGGGCTTGAAGAGATTGGCCGCGCCATTCTCACCGGGTTAATGACCCAGTATCAGACCACGCTGGAACTGCTTACAACCGAGTCTCAGCTCCCTCCAGGAGAGCGCGTCGAGCTTCTGGCAAGCCTTGCCGATGCATTTAACAAAGCCGTCGCAGCCAACAAGAAAATACTGCCGGAGGTGAGTCAGCTGGCGGTGGCGCTGGATGTTATTCAGAAGCTCAGCGCGTTTGTCGCAGAGCACTATCCGAAGCACCTGGCGGCATTCGTTGAGATCCTTGAACCTTTCGGCAAGGAAATGGAGCAACACTATGGCTGA
- the terL gene encoding phage terminase large subunit produces MARTKLSSKDFLAELAELSASLRRTIEAEDVGFDPSAAAIAERRGLVADPVTGFEYFVQHYFPHYVRHSARSELHNYLYKRLPEIIQATGSQNDAIAAPRGEAKSTIVSQLFVIWCIVLALKHYPVIIMDSIDQAYPMLEAIKAELQFNPRLLMDFPEATGGGRVWQAGTILTRNDIKVQVAGSGKKLRGLRHGPYRPDLAVLDDIENDELVRNPEQRDKLDNWLKKTVLPLGGAGAKFDVVYIGTILHYDSVLSRTLKNPLWTRARFKALISWPHNMSLWDKWEEILRNNDEDGQMLAQAYYREHQAEMDEGAVVSWAARPLYALMLIRARDGHSTFDAEYQNDPVSGEDAPFTGCINFWVNRLNEWRFYGACDPSLGKHGNSRDPSALLVGGFNRFTGILDVVEARIRKRVPDKIISDVIELQQDYNCLVWAVESVQFQEFLRTELVKRSAAMGIPVPARAVTPSVDKLLRIESLQPHMANGLIRLHPSQTTLIDQLRHFPKADHDDGPDALHMLWMLAVSGAGNFEFKAVPRRGHSGDRFGPSGGF; encoded by the coding sequence ATGGCCAGAACTAAGTTATCCAGCAAAGATTTTCTTGCCGAACTGGCGGAACTCTCCGCCAGTCTTCGTCGCACCATTGAAGCCGAAGATGTGGGCTTTGACCCCTCTGCAGCGGCAATTGCTGAACGTCGCGGCCTCGTTGCAGACCCTGTAACGGGGTTTGAATACTTTGTGCAGCATTATTTCCCGCACTATGTTCGCCATTCCGCCCGCAGTGAGTTGCATAACTATCTTTACAAGCGCCTTCCTGAAATCATCCAGGCCACGGGGAGTCAGAACGATGCAATAGCGGCTCCGCGTGGTGAAGCCAAATCCACCATCGTGAGTCAGCTTTTTGTCATCTGGTGCATTGTGCTGGCGCTCAAGCATTACCCGGTCATCATTATGGACTCCATCGACCAGGCCTATCCGATGCTGGAGGCGATAAAGGCGGAACTGCAGTTTAACCCCCGCCTGCTGATGGACTTCCCTGAAGCGACGGGCGGCGGCCGCGTCTGGCAGGCCGGGACAATTCTCACCCGCAACGACATTAAGGTGCAGGTCGCCGGTAGTGGTAAAAAGCTGCGTGGCCTGCGCCATGGCCCGTATCGACCTGACCTAGCTGTGCTCGATGATATCGAGAACGACGAGCTGGTGCGTAACCCTGAGCAGCGTGACAAGCTCGATAACTGGCTCAAAAAAACCGTCCTGCCGCTTGGCGGCGCGGGGGCCAAGTTCGATGTGGTGTATATCGGGACAATCCTGCACTACGATTCCGTGCTTTCCCGCACCCTTAAAAATCCGCTATGGACGCGGGCCCGGTTTAAAGCGCTCATCAGCTGGCCGCACAATATGTCGCTGTGGGATAAATGGGAAGAGATCCTGCGTAACAACGACGAAGATGGTCAGATGCTGGCGCAGGCATACTACCGTGAGCATCAGGCTGAGATGGATGAAGGAGCTGTTGTGTCATGGGCTGCGCGTCCGCTTTATGCCCTGATGCTCATCCGTGCCCGTGATGGCCACAGCACCTTTGATGCGGAATATCAGAACGATCCCGTCAGCGGCGAAGATGCGCCATTTACCGGCTGCATTAACTTCTGGGTCAACCGCCTTAACGAGTGGCGCTTCTATGGTGCATGTGACCCCAGTCTGGGTAAACACGGTAACAGCCGTGACCCTTCTGCGTTGCTGGTCGGCGGTTTCAACCGCTTCACCGGCATTCTGGATGTTGTTGAAGCGCGTATCCGTAAGCGTGTGCCGGACAAAATTATCTCTGACGTTATCGAGCTGCAGCAGGATTATAACTGCCTGGTCTGGGCGGTCGAGTCCGTCCAGTTCCAGGAGTTCCTGCGCACAGAACTGGTGAAGCGTTCCGCTGCGATGGGTATCCCCGTTCCTGCCAGGGCCGTCACGCCTTCGGTTGATAAGCTCCTGCGCATTGAGTCACTGCAGCCACATATGGCCAACGGCCTGATACGTCTGCACCCTTCCCAGACCACACTTATCGACCAGCTCCGGCATTTCCCCAAAGCTGACCATGATGACGGGCCTGATGCCCTGCATATGCTCTGGATGCTGGCCGTTTCCGGCGCTGGTAATTTCGAGTTTAAAGCTGTTCCCCGCCGTGGCCATAGCGGGGACAGGTTCGGTCCTTCAGGAGGATTTTGA
- a CDS encoding DUF935 domain-containing protein, producing the protein MVQILDQYGRPLNKEVLKAPQSSRTFELQRDWPTHPSRGMTIARLPRLLEAAERGDLAAQADLFEDMVERDGHIFSEMAKRKNALLTLDWSIEPPPNATAEEKQIAAMVASWFADLQEMEDITLNAAEAIGHGFSAQEIEKWELDGNLWLPVKIKLRPHRWFCTTPEAGDEVRLNTGTLGGEELWPFGWLVHTHNAKSGYIAQSGLYRVLVWPYLFKNYSVRDLAEFLEIYGLPPRIGSYMSGASQDEQDKLMEALVSIGHNASGIIPDNTKIEFKDAAEGQSDPFMAMINWCERTASKVILGGTLTSQADGKSSTNALGNVHNEVRHDLLTADARQLEGFYRGFIRMLLAINGYNVSPRRQPRLVFDTRELESIETFANGVSALVRAGMDTIPTSWIHKKVGIPVPKDNEAVLTPPAAPSPVGLSTTPVFRHFTALSTTGEVIDPAQDALDSATSPGESIAVAMDKLIAPLVSALSKGQSPDEALDIIAASYPQLDDAQLQQLIKQALFVSEVWGRLNAES; encoded by the coding sequence ATGGTTCAGATTCTTGACCAGTATGGTCGCCCGCTAAATAAAGAGGTGCTTAAAGCCCCCCAGTCCTCCCGCACGTTCGAGCTGCAGCGTGACTGGCCAACTCACCCCTCACGGGGAATGACCATTGCCCGTCTTCCTCGTTTGCTTGAAGCGGCAGAGCGCGGCGACCTGGCAGCTCAGGCTGACCTTTTCGAAGATATGGTTGAGCGGGACGGGCATATCTTTTCTGAAATGGCCAAGCGCAAGAATGCGCTGCTTACTCTGGACTGGAGCATCGAGCCACCGCCGAACGCGACGGCGGAAGAAAAGCAGATCGCCGCGATGGTGGCCAGCTGGTTCGCTGACCTTCAGGAGATGGAAGATATTACCCTGAACGCAGCGGAAGCTATCGGGCATGGCTTTTCCGCTCAGGAGATTGAAAAGTGGGAGCTTGACGGCAATCTGTGGCTGCCCGTCAAAATCAAACTGCGTCCGCATCGCTGGTTCTGTACCACGCCGGAAGCCGGGGACGAGGTGCGTCTTAACACCGGCACGCTGGGTGGAGAAGAACTCTGGCCGTTTGGCTGGCTGGTGCATACGCACAACGCCAAGTCAGGTTATATCGCGCAGTCAGGGTTATACCGCGTGCTGGTCTGGCCGTATCTGTTTAAAAACTACAGCGTGCGCGATCTCGCTGAGTTCCTTGAAATCTACGGACTGCCGCCGCGTATCGGGTCGTATATGTCCGGGGCCAGCCAGGATGAGCAGGATAAACTCATGGAGGCACTAGTCAGTATCGGTCATAACGCATCGGGGATTATTCCTGACAACACCAAAATCGAATTTAAGGATGCCGCCGAGGGGCAATCCGATCCTTTCATGGCGATGATTAACTGGTGCGAACGCACCGCGTCAAAAGTCATTCTTGGCGGCACGCTGACGTCACAGGCGGACGGTAAGTCCTCAACCAATGCGCTCGGAAATGTGCATAACGAAGTCCGCCACGATCTGCTGACCGCTGATGCCCGCCAGCTGGAAGGGTTTTATCGTGGCTTCATTCGTATGCTGCTGGCCATTAATGGTTATAACGTCAGCCCCCGCCGTCAGCCGCGCCTGGTATTTGATACCCGCGAGCTGGAGAGCATTGAAACCTTCGCCAATGGTGTTTCCGCGCTGGTACGCGCCGGGATGGACACTATCCCGACCTCATGGATACACAAAAAGGTCGGGATTCCGGTACCAAAAGATAACGAAGCTGTGCTGACGCCGCCTGCTGCACCCTCTCCGGTGGGGCTGAGCACCACGCCGGTATTCCGCCATTTCACGGCACTGAGCACCACGGGTGAGGTTATTGACCCTGCGCAGGATGCGCTGGACAGCGCCACATCGCCAGGGGAGAGCATCGCGGTGGCTATGGATAAGCTGATTGCGCCGCTGGTCTCGGCCCTGAGCAAGGGGCAAAGCCCTGATGAGGCACTGGATATCATTGCTGCGAGTTATCCTCAGCTGGATGATGCGCAGCTGCAACAGCTGATAAAGCAGGCGCTGTTTGTCAGCGAGGTCTGGGGACGACTCAATGCCGAAAGCTGA
- a CDS encoding phage head morphogenesis protein, producing MPKADVDLGYAIRLKPEEAIAYFESKGYVTGFNWHDVEARAHATSFTVAGVLKQDVLEDIHKSLREHIVNGGTLRDFERQITPTLIRKGWLADRARLVADEDGVLEGKQLTPRRLRTIFETNMQAAYGAGRYAEQMANAEFRPIWERVAVMDMHTRPLHARLNGFTARYDDPVWQFMYPPDGYHCRCRIRARTQADADRMGIEVKSWEQDIVTVQQAWGPKETRDVKALRFNGELYTPDAGFGHNPGQGWLSSLGQRLMDKSATTTPRIASQAIHETLSEPAVLDAVSDDVRRWVDTVSVRQKTRGDLRRVGGIQPELLNRLEERGVNGAITLSIHEEDVRLAPGPMWSELPVLLRQPAGVWLDDDALVWLLSGQNGIRAVRGVESDDGWRLSLMNAGATVTPGDVLSERAAQLLELKP from the coding sequence ATGCCGAAAGCTGATGTTGATCTGGGGTACGCCATCCGGTTAAAGCCCGAAGAAGCAATTGCCTACTTCGAATCGAAGGGCTACGTCACTGGCTTTAACTGGCACGATGTTGAAGCCCGCGCCCACGCCACCAGTTTCACCGTGGCGGGCGTCCTTAAACAGGATGTACTTGAGGATATTCATAAATCGCTGCGCGAGCATATTGTTAACGGCGGCACGCTCCGGGACTTCGAACGGCAGATTACCCCAACGTTGATCCGTAAGGGCTGGCTTGCCGACCGTGCCAGGCTGGTCGCCGATGAAGATGGCGTTCTGGAGGGTAAACAACTCACGCCACGCCGTCTGCGCACCATCTTTGAAACCAATATGCAGGCGGCGTATGGTGCCGGTCGCTATGCGGAGCAGATGGCCAACGCGGAGTTTCGCCCCATATGGGAACGCGTGGCCGTCATGGACATGCACACCCGGCCACTCCACGCCAGGCTCAATGGTTTCACTGCCCGCTATGACGATCCTGTGTGGCAGTTCATGTACCCGCCTGACGGATACCACTGCCGCTGCCGCATTCGCGCCCGAACCCAGGCGGATGCTGACCGCATGGGGATTGAGGTCAAATCGTGGGAGCAGGACATTGTCACGGTACAACAGGCATGGGGACCAAAAGAAACCCGTGACGTTAAGGCATTACGCTTCAACGGTGAGCTTTACACCCCTGATGCCGGATTCGGGCACAATCCAGGTCAGGGCTGGCTCTCTTCTCTCGGACAGCGCCTTATGGATAAATCTGCAACCACCACGCCCCGGATTGCCTCTCAGGCCATCCATGAAACACTGTCTGAACCTGCTGTGCTGGATGCCGTCAGCGATGATGTGCGTCGCTGGGTCGACACCGTCAGCGTGCGGCAGAAGACCCGTGGCGACCTGAGGCGCGTCGGCGGTATCCAGCCTGAGCTGCTGAATCGCCTCGAAGAGCGTGGTGTTAACGGTGCGATCACATTAAGCATTCACGAAGAGGATGTCCGGCTGGCCCCAGGCCCGATGTGGTCAGAGCTTCCCGTACTGCTCCGTCAGCCAGCTGGTGTCTGGCTTGATGATGATGCTCTGGTGTGGCTCCTCTCCGGGCAGAACGGCATCCGCGCGGTGCGTGGTGTGGAGTCTGACGATGGCTGGCGTCTGTCGCTGATGAACGCAGGTGCCACAGTCACCCCAGGCGATGTGTTATCTGAACGCGCGGCGCAGCTGCTGGAGCTGAAACCATGA
- a CDS encoding phage virion morphogenesis protein, with the protein MSYAIKYDIGDFERSLGELIKKLENRAPLMREMAAAMGDAVEENFAQQGRPAWMGWSPAYARQRRGGKILQKSGRLAASITQYSTNDEATVGTNVKYARIHQEGGEISIPARSQKAYYRQNKDGSVGNRFVKKSRSNFEQWNTIGAYKIKMPARPFLHLTEDDVEKMENTAEQYLKRILD; encoded by the coding sequence ATGAGCTACGCCATCAAATATGACATTGGTGACTTTGAGCGCTCACTCGGGGAACTCATTAAAAAGCTGGAAAACCGCGCTCCCCTGATGCGCGAGATGGCCGCTGCCATGGGCGATGCCGTCGAAGAAAACTTCGCGCAACAGGGTCGACCGGCGTGGATGGGCTGGAGCCCGGCATACGCCCGTCAGCGCCGGGGCGGTAAAATTCTCCAGAAGAGCGGTCGACTGGCGGCAAGTATCACCCAGTACAGCACGAATGATGAGGCGACGGTCGGGACCAATGTGAAATACGCCCGCATCCACCAAGAGGGCGGGGAAATCAGCATTCCGGCCCGCAGCCAGAAAGCCTACTATCGCCAGAACAAGGATGGTTCAGTGGGTAACCGGTTCGTTAAAAAATCCCGCTCCAACTTTGAGCAGTGGAACACTATCGGGGCGTATAAAATTAAGATGCCCGCGCGTCCTTTCCTCCATCTCACCGAAGATGACGTGGAGAAGATGGAGAATACGGCTGAGCAGTATCTGAAACGTATTTTAGACTGA
- a CDS encoding phage protease — MKKTLIASLTQEINTATPGVIQLFPAGEFRARDGRPTECAAWLMTREIAERLIAAADARDTPYVLDYEHQTLRAAKNGLPAPAAAFFKKLEWRDGEGLFAIDVEWTAAAAAMVEAKEYRFISPVFSYDKTGQVMELLNAALTNTPAVDGMEEVLLAAASLMAAHLTTEGQTEMDEEFLNELLSNLRWMLNLPTASTKEEIMAELQKIITMISGGQGTAAASVSLLDILNQNAQNIADLTAKLDTPDPAKWVSVEVMHSAVQQATERAGAGNTAALAMQQAEALITVALSDGRLLPAQQEWAASLAKSDPASLTAFIEKAPKIAALTTSQTQGQPPAGLPSRPSQGAEDDAIDPAICSMMGNDPESVAKYLK; from the coding sequence ATGAAAAAGACACTCATCGCTTCACTCACCCAGGAAATAAACACCGCTACCCCCGGTGTCATTCAGCTCTTTCCGGCTGGTGAATTCCGCGCCCGTGATGGTCGCCCGACCGAATGCGCCGCCTGGCTGATGACGCGGGAAATTGCAGAGCGCCTTATTGCCGCAGCTGATGCCCGCGATACCCCTTACGTCCTGGACTACGAACACCAGACCCTTCGGGCCGCTAAAAACGGTCTGCCTGCTCCTGCAGCTGCATTCTTCAAAAAGCTGGAGTGGCGGGACGGTGAAGGTTTGTTCGCCATCGATGTCGAGTGGACAGCCGCTGCGGCTGCGATGGTCGAGGCGAAGGAGTATCGCTTTATTTCCCCCGTATTTTCTTACGACAAAACCGGTCAGGTGATGGAGTTGCTCAACGCCGCTCTGACCAATACACCAGCGGTCGACGGGATGGAGGAAGTGTTACTTGCTGCCGCCTCCCTGATGGCCGCGCATTTAACCACAGAGGGTCAGACCGAAATGGATGAAGAATTTCTCAACGAGTTACTGAGCAACCTGCGCTGGATGCTCAATCTGCCAACCGCTTCAACGAAAGAAGAGATCATGGCTGAGCTGCAAAAAATCATCACCATGATTTCCGGTGGCCAGGGGACTGCAGCGGCGTCGGTCAGTCTGCTGGATATCCTGAACCAGAACGCGCAGAACATCGCTGACCTGACGGCGAAACTCGACACGCCTGACCCGGCTAAATGGGTTTCGGTGGAGGTCATGCATTCAGCCGTTCAGCAGGCGACAGAGCGTGCCGGTGCGGGTAATACCGCCGCACTCGCCATGCAGCAGGCTGAAGCGTTGATTACGGTTGCCCTCAGCGACGGTCGTCTGCTTCCGGCGCAACAGGAATGGGCTGCATCACTGGCGAAATCCGATCCGGCCAGTCTTACCGCCTTTATCGAAAAAGCGCCAAAGATTGCCGCACTGACTACCAGTCAGACTCAGGGGCAACCGCCTGCAGGCCTTCCGTCACGCCCGTCACAGGGTGCTGAAGATGATGCGATTGACCCGGCCATCTGCTCAATGATGGGCAATGACCCGGAAAGCGTCGCGAAATACCTCAAATAA
- a CDS encoding Mu-like prophage major head subunit gpT family protein, translating to MLINVKNVRQIFINLKATFQNAFDQAPSDWQKIAMVVPSTGKENDYSWLSRFPKMREWIGDKVVKALAAFNYTIRNKDWEATVEVERNDIEDDQIMGYALQAKGAGQSAAELPADIVFALLSKGFTNLCYDGQPFFDTDHLSGGKSVSNKGTKKLAVTSLAAAKASYGAARTAMRSLKDDEGASLKIRPTILVVPPALEDDANYLMTADRFPDNTPNPYKGTAEVLVVPELTSDTAWFLLDTSKPVKPLIYQERKKPVFVEQTDYNADNVFMRKKFIFGAEARANGGYGFWQMAYGSTGEDA from the coding sequence GTGTTAATTAACGTAAAAAATGTACGTCAGATTTTCATTAATCTGAAAGCGACCTTCCAGAACGCCTTTGATCAGGCTCCGTCCGACTGGCAGAAGATTGCCATGGTGGTGCCGTCGACCGGGAAAGAAAACGACTACAGCTGGCTAAGCCGTTTCCCGAAAATGCGTGAGTGGATTGGCGACAAGGTGGTTAAAGCGCTCGCCGCGTTCAACTACACCATCCGCAACAAAGACTGGGAAGCGACGGTAGAAGTTGAACGTAACGATATCGAAGACGATCAAATCATGGGATATGCCCTGCAGGCGAAAGGTGCGGGCCAGTCCGCTGCAGAACTGCCTGCCGATATCGTCTTCGCTCTCCTGAGCAAAGGTTTCACCAATCTTTGCTACGACGGTCAGCCCTTCTTTGATACCGACCACCTTTCGGGGGGCAAGTCGGTCTCTAACAAAGGCACGAAAAAGCTTGCCGTTACCTCGCTTGCCGCCGCAAAAGCAAGTTACGGGGCTGCACGAACGGCCATGCGCAGCCTGAAGGATGATGAAGGCGCGTCCCTGAAAATTCGCCCGACCATCCTGGTTGTGCCTCCGGCTCTTGAAGACGATGCCAACTATCTGATGACGGCTGACCGCTTCCCTGACAATACGCCAAACCCATACAAGGGGACGGCTGAAGTTCTGGTTGTCCCAGAGCTGACGTCAGATACCGCCTGGTTCCTTCTGGACACGTCAAAACCCGTGAAGCCCCTGATTTATCAGGAGCGTAAAAAACCGGTCTTTGTCGAGCAGACCGACTACAACGCTGACAACGTCTTTATGCGCAAGAAGTTCATCTTCGGTGCTGAAGCCCGTGCAAATGGTGGCTACGGCTTCTGGCAGATGGCGTATGGCTCCACCGGGGAGGACGCATAA
- a CDS encoding HI1506-related protein, which yields MPIQITARRDGFRRLGIAHSANTVTWPDDHFSDSELQILENDPNLIVVRLQDVPENAGDGDAVSALTTERDGLKARVSELEATVLQLNQDGDALKQQLASANGTITELETVRDALSQKLDALQAGSENPDKKAKG from the coding sequence ATGCCGATTCAAATCACTGCCCGCCGCGATGGCTTTCGCCGTCTCGGCATCGCCCACAGCGCGAATACTGTCACCTGGCCGGATGACCATTTCAGCGACAGCGAACTCCAGATTCTGGAAAACGATCCCAATCTGATTGTGGTTCGTTTGCAGGATGTGCCTGAAAACGCTGGCGACGGCGATGCTGTTTCCGCCCTGACCACCGAGCGTGACGGCCTCAAGGCACGCGTCAGCGAGCTGGAGGCGACGGTTCTGCAGCTCAACCAGGATGGCGACGCGCTTAAGCAGCAGCTTGCCAGTGCAAACGGCACCATCACGGAGCTGGAGACGGTACGTGATGCACTGAGTCAGAAGCTGGATGCGCTGCAGGCCGGTTCGGAAAACCCGGACAAAAAGGCCAAGGGGTAA
- a CDS encoding gp436 family protein: MYANREDMVRAFGERECVSLTDRNYTGQIDDDVLNGALVQASAEIDGYLCGRYPVPWADEPRVLVGRCCNIARYLLCGSETQMTAEIRERYEDTVRYLEKVASGRINLGRTTTGEVVKSGTGARMVSGGRVFGRDQTGGGSF; encoded by the coding sequence ATGTACGCGAACCGGGAGGACATGGTCAGGGCGTTTGGTGAGCGCGAATGCGTGTCGCTCACCGACCGCAACTACACCGGGCAGATTGACGATGATGTGCTGAACGGCGCACTCGTTCAGGCCAGCGCTGAAATCGACGGATATCTCTGTGGTCGCTATCCGGTGCCCTGGGCTGATGAGCCCCGTGTTCTCGTTGGTCGCTGCTGCAACATCGCCCGCTATCTTCTGTGCGGCTCTGAGACCCAGATGACAGCAGAAATCCGCGAGCGGTATGAAGACACCGTTCGCTACCTGGAAAAAGTTGCATCCGGGCGAATCAATCTGGGCCGCACGACGACAGGTGAAGTGGTGAAAAGCGGAACCGGTGCGCGGATGGTGTCAGGTGGTCGCGTCTTCGGGCGTGACCAGACTGGCGGAGGAAGTTTCTGA
- a CDS encoding DUF1834 family protein, producing MVITDIEKAIVERLRKGMGRMAKNVRSYGGELDGEPAEVLRQLPAVWVTFGGVQKTEPYSTARQRFVTHGRFVVVVGERSLRSEEAARMGGPHVQEVGTYILVAAVRRLLSGQDMADTGIKIAPLSPGRVRTLFNTQIEAQAFSVFACEFDTKWIESALENGRYPLTDAPEGHADHMFQIYDGVTSDGDPDWLRTRLSYDLKQPDKDNAAEDIISHEQN from the coding sequence ATGGTGATTACGGATATTGAAAAAGCCATCGTGGAGCGCCTTCGCAAAGGTATGGGGCGTATGGCGAAGAATGTGCGCTCCTACGGTGGCGAGCTGGATGGCGAGCCTGCAGAGGTACTGCGCCAGCTGCCTGCGGTCTGGGTGACCTTCGGCGGGGTACAAAAAACCGAGCCATACAGCACAGCACGGCAACGGTTTGTGACCCACGGTCGTTTTGTCGTGGTGGTTGGCGAGCGCAGCCTGCGCAGTGAAGAAGCGGCCAGAATGGGTGGGCCGCATGTGCAGGAGGTGGGGACGTATATTCTGGTCGCCGCCGTTCGTCGTCTGCTGTCGGGTCAGGATATGGCCGATACGGGTATCAAGATTGCCCCGCTCAGCCCCGGTCGCGTACGCACGCTCTTCAACACCCAGATAGAGGCACAGGCTTTTTCCGTTTTTGCCTGTGAGTTCGACACGAAGTGGATTGAATCTGCACTCGAAAACGGGCGTTACCCGCTTACGGATGCACCTGAAGGTCATGCTGACCATATGTTCCAGATTTATGACGGTGTCACCTCAGACGGCGACCCGGACTGGCTGAGAACACGGCTCAGTTACGACCTTAAGCAGCCTGATAAAGACAATGCAGCAGAGGACATTATCAGTCATGAGCAAAATTAA